The Macadamia integrifolia cultivar HAES 741 chromosome 3, SCU_Mint_v3, whole genome shotgun sequence genome segment CAACTCCTTGACATCACATGACACCGGTCTTTTTTCTCAGTAAAATTGCTTTGGATTACTCTCTCAAGCAGGAGTATACGGTTGCATGCACTGCATGAGCTGATCAAGAAATGGCTTTGTGAGCCCTTCTGCCTGGATAAAAACTTAAATCTTGATCTGTCGTATATGATGGTTATAATTGGCAATGTTAAATTCTGCAAACTGCGTCTTTATAGTGATGGACACCCTGGCATTATGCTGGGTTACCGATGCAGCGGATAACTTATAGCAGCAGATCAAAGCCGTGGTGCAACTTATCTTGCAGGATAATTTGATGGCACTGCACTGTGTTGCTGTATGAAGAGGAACTTGTGTCTGGCACAACCATGTTGTGTCCTGGCATCCTCAGGGTGCCACATGGGCATGGTTGTTGCGGATGCAGTTAAGGGTGTTCAATTGGGCCtcataagattttattttaccCGTGGTTTTATGGGCCTTGGGATTATTAACTTTTTGGTTTATTGGTGCTTTTTGGTTTATTGGTGTAATGggcctaatttataagcccataTGGTGGTAGTAAAGTTATTACACAGTATTAGTAGGtgtttgagttagattaggatACTCTAAGTTCTATTTTaagtttatttactttattgggtattaaaaaaaagggtgcTGTTGTTCTCTTCCATGATGTGGAGGTAAAGTCATTACATGGGATCGGTATGCTGTtcctgatttcttctcttctcttttggtcGCTTCTTCCTCCCTAGCAGGTTGATCTactctcttttccctcccctCCCATTGAGATTTCTTCCCTTAACTATAGTTGCTTCCTTATCTCagatcttattattttttaataatttggcCTGCTTGCATCTAAGATCCGTGATGTGGATATTATGGTATGTTTTTGGATGTTTCAGAATTCAGAAGACATCCTTCCATTTATCCCATGTATGCCTTAATATTTTGGAAATCTAGAATTTGGAGACATGAAATGGTGTAACTGTTCCTTTTCAGTTTCATTCACTTTATCTTTGATGATCAGTCCTTGTTATTGTGGTTGTAAGCGTTGCATTTTTTCTGTTTCCTGTCAATGCAGTTACCAATCACCTATTCCAGCTGATCAAGTAAAGCCGTGGACTGAATTCGAGTATGATGGAGGTAATATGAATAGTTTCCCGCTTCCCTcctgcacaaaaaaaaatttgtaatatTTTAATGATTGGACTAATGAAATTTTCTACCTTGTCTTGCGGAATTCAGAGGGCTCTCCTGGCATGCGAGGCAGAGGTCGTGGTGGTCGAGGAAGGGGGAGAGGAAGAGGTActgtctattttttttataatagtCCTAACATCCATACTCTTGTGGACTTCTGAAATTTTGAAGTTTGTCAAAGTTGTTGAAATTCTTGTAGCTTTCATTTTCTTCACTGATAAAAAGGCTATCAATTGATGATGAAAAATGGAGAACATTTGAAGAATTTTAATTATCGTGGCAGGAATCCTACAAGTTTTTCCCCCATCCCCCcaatgaaaagaaaacaaaaagctGAAGGTCTAAAGTAGCTTTTATATCTTCTAGGCAAAACTATTTATTCAGATTACACAGGATTTCAAAAGACATCATGCTTTAGAAGTGTCATTTGCTTGTTGtagaaatttttcaaaaaaaagtgtatattttttcttaaggGAGATGGAGTTCCATAACTTCTCCCATCGTGTTTTTGCTTTTATCATTGAcatatatttgtttttattttgtgaaTATTTCCTTGAGTGTCTTCTATGAGAGTGGTAGAGTATAGTGGGCCTTTTATCTTTGCCACTTGGTGGTGTTGCTCTTCAATTTGTTCACATGTTGTTGACGATACCTTTAATTGTGTCAAGTTTCAACTCAATTAGGCTTTGATTATGTCAAGATGGAgttataagaatttttttcaaGGGAATAGTCAAGTTTATGGTAGGCCACAGGCTGACATGGGCTGCTAAATTTGTCGTACGGAAATCTAGATGATCTCTTTCTGTCTGATGTTCAGAATAAGAAGTCAGCCTCCATATGGCAGAAACTTCCATTAGTGGAAGAAACCTTTTTCTGGGTTCTTTATATATCTGTGCCAGTCAAAGTCTATTGTATCTGTGAACATGTTCATTTGCTGGGAATGTTCTTTtagttctattttattttgttattctaTTCGAGTCTAGCTTATTAATAATCCAGCAACCAATTTATCTTGCTCTGTTGCATGGCAGGAATTAACAATGGGCCGGGTGAATATAATGTAGATGGAGGTTGGGATGGTGTGCGTGGGTATGGTGGTAGAGGCAGAGGACGTGGAAGGGGTCGTGGTTTCCGTGGGCGTGGAAGAGGAGGCTATGGTGGTGATATGCAACATGAATCCGGGGGTTACAATGACTACAGTGGTGCTGATGCAGGACCTCCTCAAGGCCGTGGTACATTCCTAAATTCATACATGCACAATTTACATAATAGGACTATTCTTATATTAATCGGCGTTGTTCAGACTTTGGTAATTAATGCCATGTGGAGTCTTGCAGGGCGTGGGCGTGGCAGGGGAAggggtcgtggtcgtggtcgtggtgaTTATAGATCAGATGGGCCAGTCCAGGCAGCAGCTTAAATTAAACGAGACTGTGTGTTGAGGTAAGACATTTGGTTAGTGGAAAAAGAAAACTCTGGATGCCTGCTCTGCTCATCGTGTTATTTATAAAAGAATGGACTTCACTGATATATTTCTTAGGCGATGTCAACCGGTTGTTGTTAGTAGTGAGCCACTGCGTTTTTCGTTTGTGGCAGCTGTGTTTTTGTAGGTAGGTTGGTAGGGTAATATTTTCTCATTTGTTGTTGACAAGAAATTATGGTGTTTTATATACCGGGGAATATTGTACAATTTCTCCaatgttattttttcttttttttaggaaTAATAGAGCAGTACATTCTTTCATTCTTAATTCCTAGTTCTCTACAGGGTGAAACTTGCATGGGTATAATTACTGTTCTACTTGGTAGGGATCCTCTGATGTTGTCGCTGCAGTATCTCCATTACCTGATTTCTGAATTGTCTTTTATGAAATTGACTTCATTACATTCACTGGGGGAGACTAGTTGGGTGAGGGGTGTTGATGAGACAGGGGAAGGTGAAGGAATGGACTCCATCTCAAGACCTCCTGGCCATTTGTCCTTTACCGGCATGGTAGGTTTATTTCGACCATAAAAGTATGCTCAAGATACATTGGTTGCATCGTTGCACTATGATTGGATTCTGAATCCGCAAACCATGTTATCTTACTAAAAGCTTTAAATTCCTCAGAGGCACAGATTATAGATTCAAAGTTGAGTTTTTCAGGGCTCAACTGTGGGTTTTGGTGAGACTAATGGTATTTTTTCTTGGTTCGGTATGGTATATACAAAACCGTAGCGGAAGACGTTTGAGAATCTAAGATGTATAAATATAGCAGTAGTAGTAACAGAGTCAACCAGCTCTGTCAAAACCGACAAAT includes the following:
- the LOC122074807 gene encoding probable H/ACA ribonucleoprotein complex subunit 1 translates to MDRYQRVEKPRPDTPINENEIRITTQGRMRNYITYATSLLQEKGSNEIVLKAMGRAINKTVMIAELIKRRIVGLHQNTLIGSTDITDMWEPLEEGLLPLETTRHVSMITITLSKKELDTSSTGYQSPIPADQVKPWTEFEYDGEGSPGMRGRGRGGRGRGRGRGINNGPGEYNVDGGWDGVRGYGGRGRGRGRGRGFRGRGRGGYGGDMQHESGGYNDYSGADAGPPQGRGRGRGRGRGRGRGRGDYRSDGPVQAAA